The DNA region TCCTCACCTGAAATCatatgaccaaaatgtattttgctaCCCTTTGAAAAATATTCAAATCTTGGTCCAGGTCAGGATGCAGTTCGGATGTACTGAAGTGACCATGTCCCATTCAACAAGTTCATAAAATcagtaaatatttcatatatatatatatatatatatatatatatatatatatatatatatatatatatatatatatatatatatatatatataatgtatgtataatgCATGTTTGTTCcacttttataaattttattttttggtgcttttttgtcattttgttgtttGACGGCCACAGAATGCACTTGTGCTTTGTACTGTAAATCATACAGGCTTAAAATGAGAGTAGCTAGCCTTTTAACATATACTCGAACACTTAAACTGAAATATTCAGAAACACTCTTGTAGTTTTGTGATGTCTGACTcattcactttctctctctcttcagctgCTGCCTGTGACTCAGATCCTGTGGTGAGGGTGGATGATGCTAACTCTAGTTCGGTGGTCCTGACACCTATATCACAGGTGTCATCCGCGGACCTGTCTGTGTCCTCCCCTCACTTCCAGACCCCGGACAGTCTGCTGGAGCCCACCGGCGCCCCCAGCGAGCCAGCCACTCAGCAGGACAACCCCACGGGGGACACACCGGCAGAGAAAGACCCCAAAAAGACCAAACAACATCTGCATTGCCCCATCTGCAAAGTCACAGTCAACTCTACCATTCAGATGGATGCTCACAATAGTGGTGcatatctttcttttttattaatttatttatttacactaccattcaaaggcttgcgttcagttagaatttttttaaagaaatgaatcagAATTGTTGGTAAATACATaattaatgttacaaaaaaatctatatttcaaGTAATTACTgtccttttaaactttctattcattaaagagtcCTGAAAACACTATAGGCCTATTGCtgtttccaaaaatattaagcacaactgttttcaacattgataataataagaaaagttatTTGAGcggcacattagaatgattttagaatgatttcaaaaataatttattatttattatattattattattttcgaacaaataaatgtgtaagagacttctttcaaaaattttAATCGTTAACTTTTTTTGGGTTTATGACCTCATGAATCAACCTCATAAATGAATAAACACGTGAATAATCCTTTTTCATCAAACAGCATTAAAATGTCATCAGCTCCatagaaaacaataatttaaatataatctaaaattagttttttaataataatacctaATTATAGACTGTTAGTGCATACTTATTTAACAcctttgttttaaacatttaccCAAATGTAGTAGTTGTTTTACACATTTTCGTTTTGAAGATAATTCCATAAATTCTCTGAATTTATTTGTGTGCATGAATAAGTAACCTTCATCATGTGAATTCCTTACTTTTTCCACACGTCACAGGCACCAAGCATAAACTAATGATGGAAGGACAGAGTGTTTTGCCACGACGGCGAGGCAAGGCAATGTCATCCCGCCCCTCATGTAAAAGCAAGCGATTGGCCACTAAGGGGAGTGTGGGCGTGGCCAGCAAGAGTTTCTACTGTGAAGTTTGCGAGATCCATGTTAACTCTGAGTCTCAACTTAGCCAGGTAACATAAAAATTAAGTTACAAATTATCTCACATGCATGTGACACATTGGAATATtggaaaaaatgttttaagttacATTAACGCTCAGAGACCATCTTTGGGTCTTAATATGCCATTTTAGGCTAAAATTTAAATCGAGCCTTGCTCACATTTCCTGTATTCTCTACTACTATAGCAAGTAGCTATATTGAAGACTTGTTATTTTATCCAGTCAGAATTGATCTTGACAACCCATTGACAAAACAGCTGCTGGGAATCATCTACACCACTAACAGACATATAGTTTATTCTGTTGATAATGGCAATTAGTCTTGACTAATAGTCTTTTCTCAGAGGAAACACATCTCGGTGGCCATGTTTGTTACTTGGTACAGTTGTGCTTTCAGAAACACGCTAGTCAGTCTAAGACAAGTCAATTTAACAGATCTAATGTGTGTTTCCAGTACATTTTGACTGGCTGAAGTAAAGTTGTTGAAACCGCATCTGTgctggttatttgttaatgtgACTCAGCAAACTTGTCATACTGACATTAGAGCTACTCTAAAAATCTTCTAGCATTCAATTTCTACACACACAAGCTTTGTTCATGGATCATGACCACAGTGAATTTCTCATCATTCATAACCATTCTTATGTGACTTGTTGCATGTAATTGCAGCAATTTACCTAAAATGCTTCTACAaactttacactttttttttttagtttttgtcatgaatgaggagtttgtgtgtgtgtgtgtgtttttggcctGGCGTCTACTCAAGCCTGAGGAACATGACATTTAATGGTATTTCATGCTTCCCTTAAGCTGTCTCTGAAGTGTAAAGTAAACAAgatgaagaaggaaaaaaaaagagagggcaGGGAAAGAGGTGAAAAGTATTAAAAAGTTAAAGCATTTTTAGGAAAAAGGAAAAACTGCTCTTATTTTGAGTATCTCATTAATAAAACACCAAGGGTGTATACCAGGCTTGAAAATGCACCATTAAAAATACACCattatttctgtatttgtttagCACATGAACAGCCGAAGGCATAAGGATAGACTGGCTGGGAAGCCCCCAAAGCCCAAGTTCAACCCTCATACCAAGAGCCAGCCTACCTCAGCAGCATCGGTGAGCACGGTTACACTCACTGTGATATACATGCTAACAGTCATGTGAACCTGTAGCTCAAACCGTAGCATAGCAAGGTGCTAGCAATGTCAAAGTCATGAGTTCAGTTTCCCAGAGAATTAATGCCGAAATGTAAACcctgaatgcaatgcaagtcttTTTTGAATAGAAGCACCTGCcagatatataaatgtaaatgtaatagtgATATTCAGCTAATCAGTACagagtacttaaaaaaaatcaaagatgATTGTATTATATGCTGATATAGTACAAATGCATATTAAACCAGAGTTAATTTTAAACAATAGGACTGATGATGATTGACAGGACAAAATAATAAAGCATACCTCTTCTCAGCATGACAGAGAGGAAAGGGAATGGGGAGAGAAGTTATTGAGGGGACGATGAAGCAAACAGGCTCATCATGATACAAGGAGTAATTTTGCataattaaaatcatttttatgtcTGCTCCACACACGATTATAGCAGCTCTTGTGATCTGTTCCAGCAGGGTGTCAGATGGAACGGTTATGCCAGTAGCGCAGTGTCTGCTATGAAGAAAGTTATCAACCAATGCAATTTGTCCTCTCTGTCTTCTCAGGTGAGTGACAGAACTTAAACCCAATTAACAGTCTCTTAAAGGTGTAGTGTATAATTTATGCACCATATCACAACATTAGATCAACCAATGACGTGACTTTGGGTCGGgactttatatttcaaaattaaagACAAGGGGAAtttaaaacttgtttaaaaacatAGTCTATGGTGTAACCAGACTAGTGGTCCCACGTTAAGAAATATTCTAatagattaataaattattaaaatgaaatacaaattaacatgacaaaactaaaacaaaagaaaCTAGGTTTTCCCCTTACTAACTCATTTTTATTGAAGAATAtggttttagaattttttatttttttatttctagattCACAAAATGAATTGTGGTTAATTCAATTGAATATATAAATTAGCACTgaatattgattaaaataaattatctaattaataaaaacaaattctgaaATTGATCACgattaatcccacctaacattGAAGTATTTATTATTGCAATCATTTCACATTCAatattcaaattaatgtagaaacaacataaagacagtatatttttaataaaaggtGACTGATACCAATGCTATGATGTCTCTaggaaatttttctttttttcccttataTTTAACTATTGACTCTAGACATTCAGCATTACGgtataattgagagctatcaatttgagcatttattagactttaaaaaataacaacttctaatttaagtgaacttaaaacgaTCATCACATAAACCCATCAAAgtaaatgtcatatttagctaCCTGTGCCTTTTAAATAGAAATAGTCATAATTACAGAAGACATATTagaaatactaaaaatattttagcCTATATGGAGGGATCCTTGAATAATGTTGGATAACAGGTGACCTTACAGTCAAAAAAGCTGAAAATCACTGAGTGACACTAAAGATTTTTAAGTATAGattatccaatttttttttttacaagataatGCCATTTCAGTTTCCACTAgccatttctgagtgaaatttgTTTTACCACCAAATGTTCAGTGTAGTGGCATAGAAATTTTTGAGTGCATCATCAAAAATAGCTTTGTGATTATAATGATtaattctgtctctctctttctttctctctctctcagactaaACTGGTTCTACAGAAGCACCTGACTAAAAATCTGACCGCCAGCTTCCTTTCCACCCCCTTAACTCCACCCACCCTCTGCACACTCGCAGCCAATCCTCTCGCGCTGAGACACCCGCCGGGCACTACTTTCATTCAGACGCCCATCCTCGGCCATGCCCTCTTTAGGCCAGCGCCCGGACCTCTGAGAGCAACACACACTCCCATCATATTTTCCCCTTATTGATCACCtcgaaacaaaacaaacaagctcTTACAACAAGGCCGCACATTCACGTAATTTAGTTTTACGTTCCGTTCTCAGTACTGACGTTCTCTGTGCAAACTTCGTCCGTGCTCCTGCTCTCTCCGAGCTGTATAGACTTAAgtatataaacacaaacacacactcccaTAGTGTTCCCTGTCCTCCTCAAAAACTGTGACTCTGAGAGGGTCACTCTTGAACTATGCAGcaaagggagagagagtgtgtgagagagatagagagagagagagcaagacctTATATGGGAATATGGGCGGGGCCTCATTGATAACACCAGCCCACTATGCAGATGAACGCTTGAATGACAGGACAAGACTGATAAAGGAGTGAAAGAGCTATAAGAAGAATATTTAGCTTTGCTTTATGAGATATTTATCATTATACAGATATTGATCAGGTCTTTATTCTATAATTTATTAGAGAAAAGCCAATTTTAGAGACGTATAACTGCGCTAGCTGTTTGTTTAGTGAGGAAATGCGAACATCCCTTTacttgatgctttttttttaatacgtTTTTTCAATTGTTATTAGTCTGTTCTCATGTCGTTCCGCATGGATATGTTGCCGCAGGTCTGTGTATTCACAAACATTTCGAGTAGCCTCATCTGACCGGCTTTTGTTACAAACACAAACCTCATTGGTCTGTCAGTTTACAGATGCTAAGGCTTTCTGTCATGGGTAATCACAAAATAACACACGCCAGTCTAATATACAAAGGTGACAATTTGGTAgcaaagcaacacacacacataatcactcCCAATCAGTGTCGTAATTTTCTCAGTGTTGATGCATAGTTTAGATGATTTGAgattgcgcacacacacacacacacacacacaaaacctcaGATGAGGTGATTACGGTTCAGTCACAGTTTGACGTGGCCTTTTATATCTGCATATTTTGTTCTCAGTATTCCTTCATTACAGCCTCACAAAGGTCAGCGTGCCTGTCAAAAATCTATCCGCGTCCCATCTTGATTAAGATCTAAACCCTCAACATGttctttgcttgtgtgtgtgtgtgtgtgtgtgtgtttgatccaAAACCTGTCATGAGTTCATTACTCTCAATTTTATTcagaataacattttaaattctgGAAGGAGGAGCCATTGCCAAAACATAATGACCATAATGGCGGGTTACTGAATATACAACAGTACTGTTGAAAGAAGTATTTTAAGATCACGTTTGAATAGCAACGTAATCAATTTcagatatacatgtatatacaagtATACAGGCGTTCCTGTCAGCCTGAACAAAGTCACACCGCTTTGCCCCAGATCAGTGTCATCTGATGGTTTTGGATGGACTAATAAGACCAAGACTGATCATCTGACTTCACACCTGTAGAATTAGATGTTGCTGTTGGGTCTATGTTGTACCATTTTtcatctgtctgttttttttttttaaatgtgcccTAGCATACAAagctttttgtaaatattttaaaaatacagcttttaaaaGTCAAtcattaacatttataatatatacaattagAGTAAATATGTAGAATTTTATCAGATGTTTAATGTAGATTCTTTATGGATATTGTAATTAATGTTATAATAAGAACAAGCTCTACTTGAAGTTATTACTTTTTGCCACCATTTCTGCAGAGACATGCATACTGAAATAAGGAGATAATTTAATGCGAAGTAGATAGGATAATGTAGTTTTTACATAAAATTGTTCATCGAAGCGCTTGCGGGAGAAAAAAAAGGCAATGCAATATAAGAAATATTGCTAAAAAACGGGCTGAGACTCAGACCCCCAGACAAGGCCTCAGAGCCTGGAGTCACGGGTGAGTCTCAAGCCCACTCAGGGCTCTTGCTTTTCAGAGGATGGTTTGCCCTTGAGGGACTGAAGCCTGGGGCCTTGAACAGAGCTAACTAACAACAGCCATATTGACACTTCAAGAGGCACAACATGGACACCTTCTGCTTTTTTTCTGAGGACACTTTAGAACAAGgactttgtgtgtgcgtgtgtgttttgaTAACTCCTGAACATCAAACTGATCTCCATAAGGTCCAAGGAAGGACAAATACCGAATGAGAAATAACATCTGAATACCTTCATGCTTTCTTGAGGCACAAGAAGACGTAACCGCACCGTTCCTAGTTTTGTCATCCTCATGAGCTCCATACAGCAGATATTGCTGGTTGTGATACTGTGATGGTCTCTGGTGATTTCAAATGTTGTCCAAAAGTAACAATTCCAAAATATCTTTGAGGTTGTTTGTTGGGATTTTTATGTTGCTTTTTCAGTTCAGTGGAATTCAATCTTTAAGCAATAATGACGGAAACTGGAACCTTTTTAAGAAAACTGATGtagtttctttctctctctctctctctctctctctctttattttagTGTAGGCCTACATGTTTCTTCCCTCGTTCTCTTAATATTGTGAGTGCTCTTGATGTATTGTGTTCCTATTGCCAATCTAGAGGACACTGGAAAGCTTAATATGACATTTCTCCCCATTTATTTAACGCCGTTGGAATCTGTTTGTCACTGGAGAGTCATGGAAACATCCGTTGCCAGCAGTGACAAGACAGTGCATGGCATTTCCCATTTCTTCCATGTTGGTTCAGGGCTAATTTGACTATTTGACCCAAACTGACTTGACTTCCTGCACTAGTTTGCCttgtgcctatatatatatatatatatatatatatatatatatatatatatatatatatatatatatatatatataaataatttggtATTTTTGGCAAAATTtgagatgttttctttttttacagtaggCTAATCAAGTAGACCGCACATAAAACCTACAAGAGTGAAACTTTCATATGAtcaaaaagcacacacacacacaaaaaaaatttccCATGAATGTGTTGGAAAACATGGAGCCTCGTGTGAAAAAGTGCATGTGTGCGTGTAAACTGAAAAATATGTCCGGTCCAACTAGATGTTTGTTAAGCATGAACCAGGATGAGAAGATTTCAATATCGCTTAAAAGGGACCTGGCCAGTATTGTGTAATTTAAATAATGACAGACATTATATATGTTATTTGTGCTCAATAGATTTCTGTCTGTGACTGATCTAACATTGATCTGAACTGTCAGCTGACACAAAGGAAAACGTTTTTTCATAGGATTTTGCGTCTTGGTTTTCTGACTCATTTGTTCTTTCTCTGTACAGGGTGTGTATGAATGCGTGAAGGCGAaataaagcagagagagagagaaataaatcgATTAGACTTCCACCCCAGTGCTCTGGCTGTTCTTTGGGGGGCTTATGGGACTCCTGGTTATTGACTAGAGGCTGACAGCTTGTCACGGTGTCTTGCTTTATAATGACAAACTTTTCGAAACTTCCCAGTTCGATGTAAAACCAGCAAAACGTCTTCTACTAGCTCTCATTCCAATTGTTTGCCACAACAAGTGTGCGCCATCCTGTGTTTACAATGAGAACAGCAAGAATATGAAAGGGAACTGGCAGATTTTCAGAGTTTACAAACAGGTAAGCCGCTTTAacttttatattcattaaatatttttgagtTTAGAATATTTTAGTAGTAATATATCcattgttattaataaaaaattggcATGGATTCAGATTTTTACAAATGTCACCAAAAAaattttactaataaaaatgaaaatgttcgcCAGAACAACCCATATAGAAGCAAAAtctattaaatattcaaataaaataaaataaattgaaattgaaaacaaaattCGAAtagaatgaaatatattttatacatgtaaatataatttaaaaatatatttaaataattcattttggccgcttttgaatatttttacatatattaaatatatgtaaatatatttttattggaaatatttatatttatttattttctttatatgtaaatacatttagatatcagactgcaaatatattaattttcaaTATATGTCCATATAGTAATTTCTAATATTTGTTGACATAAAATTTctataaatgcaaatatattttaaaacattccaacatttaattaaataaacttaaacatgttttatagaatatgtgtaaataaattaaatctccacacatgtaaatgttttcataaatatatattataatttgcgccttcagaataaataaaatacaaacaaaatttgGACACAGAAAAGCTAAAAATCTCCATACAGTTTAACttaaatacacacatttcactGGTTAGATGGgtcaaatgtttgggatcagaaagatttttttctcatgctcatcaaggctgcatttatttgatcagaaatacaggaaaatatatattatgatgtaaaataacgtttttctattttaatatagatttaaatatatttagcctatgtgatgcgcagctgaattttcagcagtcacatgatccttaagaaatcattctgatatgatgaattattatcaatgttgaaactgTAATAGCTCCATTGTTATTACGTAATTAGATTTTTACAAATGtgccaaaaaaagagagagatattaCTAGctaataaaaatgtctttgtctTTGTTATCGTTCTCAAATCGTTAgcatgaaaattatatatttatttttttattccacctACACATTTTAGTTTGTTTAGCGTTATCAATACTgcttgtttcagaatgttcaagaaacatttaaaaggttgaAAATGATTAAACCGAATGTCCCCTTAACGATCGCCTAACCAAGAAAGTTCAGAAAACTTTAAGAAATAATGCTTCCCAATTCAATAGATATTCTCAGAACGTATTGTTAACAGGGACTACGCGTTATTTGTATCATGCTTTGATTCACTAAATACACATAATCATACAAACGTTTATTTTATTATGGAAAGTCAATAATTATTTGTCTATTCCATTTTTCAAGTAGGCTTCCTTTTGCTCGGTTTATGGGGTGTGAGCCCGTTCTGCAGCTCATGAAGTTCCGGGACCCTTTTAAAGAGTGCATTTTTGAAACTATATGTTGTGTGAAGTTTGCAATGTGTGTAATGTATTGTGTAACAGCGGGTAATGTAAAGCATTTGAGCTGTGATCTGTAAACATGATTGATGCAAGCCTCATGAAATGAAGAGTAGCTTGAAGCAAGCGTTAACTTTAGACATTgttcaagacacacacacacacacacacacacacacactctccctggCAGAAGTAGAGAGCCCTCTATTATAAGGTCACTGCCGATCTAGCCATGAACTAAATGAAATATCTACTCCGTAAAAAGATAGATAAAGGGCAAATAAAAGCAATTCTCTGGTTTACTCTCCCGAAGAGAGAGACTGTCAGGCTCATTCAGATGGAAGACTGCTGCTGTGCTGTTAAGCAGACAAGATTTGAAGTGTGTGTACGGATCACGTGCTTAGTATTTCTTTATAgaacattaacattatttttgaaCATTGTGTAAATTAAGAATTACTTTAGATATAGATTAGAACAGATGATTGAGTGGAAAACAATTGCAGCCAAGCAGCTTTAAGATATTAAAAAGCTGCTCACACAGTCTTTGTTTCagacaaaaatgcttttaaaaaaactaatgtcaaaatgtatttaaaagcgATCTCAGCTAAAAAGAAGATTCAAATCTTCATAAATCATATTTTTCCATGTAAAAAGAACAGAAACCTATCGTTTATGTTCGCAACTGAAAGCTaacattacacaatattactgaatattCATGAAATACAGTCATCAGGGTAAAAACTATAATGGCACAGTGGtgaactcactcactcactatcaaACAAACTCAAACTAATTTCACTTAGGCGTTCTTATGGAATAAATCAGTAAACATTTGAATAGGAATGTGTCTGACAAAAtataaacaactgaaaataagtaaatcatCCATGCAGTCCACATAACTAAATTAAGAAAATCTTCTGTCAAGTTGACATCACTAAAGAGCAGTCATCATGACACAAAAGTCACTATATACATATTTCAGTGTAAAAGCAgtatttttttgtcagtcaatTGCTTCAAGATAAGCATGAGAGAAatatgtagagctgaaacaacgaatcgatttaatcgattaaaatcgattattaaaatagttgtcaactaatttagtcatcgattcgttgctaaataacttttatttgccgtaagcggctcatttcgtgcatatttcaaatctgcggtgaccaaagtgtggcagtaatgagccaccggaggttttactcagccagtacaacaggagaagtagcgaatagccaatagctggccttgttttatgtcacgtgcttcccgagcagcgtctctgcggccatagacatcatatgatgtctatgtctgcagcattcagcgtgatgtgggagtactttacattgagcctttaaaaaagaagagtaacctgtaaactctgcactactgcactgtttaaggggacgttcacatatcgcgtcttttgcgcgctcaagttcgttatttccaacaccgcaccgcatcgagttaaaaacatttaaacttttcagaatgccgcaaccgcaccgcgggtcatgtgacaagaactaaccaatcaccttcatcctttcccgtaacaacgttaaaagctcagtcaagatgaaaggaacagctgatcatagttgtatatggatttccattttgaaataaatttagtagcagagctactgcaagcgatttttttgagctacaaatccatttatcctttgctgaaatttccgcgtcttcaaggagagagcaaggaggttgcttagcaaaggcagacgcctcaggggcgcttctgcgcgagcgctttggaaagaagcgttttaggcgcgatatgtgaacggcccctaagactttcatttgtgcagattctccagtacaatgttgtttgcaaatgtttagtcgtaaaagctgataacattgctttttaacagttaacatttaaagctttacaaacatgttctgtgatcagtttgtcgtttaccagttcaaaattcagtcgtgcagcctaattatgactgaatgagagaggtaaatgtagatatttgaaatgcacttttttttctaagtattcactcctctttttcacacagcaggttttttgtgtgtgtcccattttttttctggacaaccttctgatggattttactttaaattgtgagttccattcaggtttcatgccattggcactttttttgaaggattgtttacaatttcacagcaaaagctataaagctgtttcccagtaaataataaaatacaatgcactgcaattttattctgttttatccttattcttcgtgaaaatatgttctgaaagattccttaataagctttgttcaggatgttaaactactttaggagctctaaggactgccacggtgaaaacattatttgaaatctccttgtgaaatttgctagagtatgggtcagtgttctgattgcagaagagttcaacaaaagaattactaacacaataaaacaactccaggtatatttttgataagGATATGACATAtataatctcttaaatctatgctgaatgataaagaccatttattaataatttacttggggaaaaaatggaaaaaactaaaatataagtacataaaccgattaatcgattaatcgtaaaaataatcgacagattaatcgattatcaaaataatcgttagttgcagccctagaaatATGTCACAGAAACACATGGATTCTATCCTGtatgtttaagaaaataaaacttCATTAATGCAGTACCTTCATACGGTGTGCTAAACTTACAATTGCACT from Carassius carassius chromosome 1, fCarCar2.1, whole genome shotgun sequence includes:
- the znf385c gene encoding zinc finger protein 385D isoform X2, which codes for MLGSEDHGGTRKRNITGMKRPLSPVEDGSLTGHEGVSSEGVEFTRQDAPPINSRPKRERKHRSYTLCEVCNIQLNSAAQAQIHYNGKTHQKRLKHINNSNTGTAAQGSPLLASLPVQGRPLQTPLDLKHFLPFRLSGSSPLNLFPNFNTMDPVQKAVINHTFGVPQSLKKKQVISCNICHLRFNSTNQAEAHYKGHKHARKLKALEAQKNKQQRRQLDNAHHNRDREKDRERARERDSNRVKTSAPDPLPALLDDTAMEETAACDSDPVVRVDDANSSSVVLTPISQVSSADLSVSSPHFQTPDSLLEPTGAPSEPATQQDNPTGDTPAEKDPKKTKQHLHCPICKVTVNSTIQMDAHNSGTKHKLMMEGQSVLPRRRGKAMSSRPSCKSKRLATKGSVGVASKSFYCEVCEIHVNSESQLSQHMNSRRHKDRLAGKPPKPKFNPHTKSQPTSAASGVRWNGYASSAVSAMKKVINQCNLSSLSSQTKLVLQKHLTKNLTASFLSTPLTPPTLCTLAANPLALRHPPGTTFIQTPILGHALFRPAPGPLRATHTPIIFSPY
- the znf385c gene encoding zinc finger protein 385D isoform X3; translation: MLGSEDHGGTRKRNITGMKRPLSPVEDGSLTGHEGVSSEGVEFTRQDAPPINSRPKRERKHRSYTLCEVCNIQLNSAAQAQIHYNGKTHQKRLKHINNSNTGTAAQGSPLLASLPVQGRPLQTPLDLKHFLPFRLSGSSPLNLFPNFNTNQAEAHYKGHKHARKLKALEAQKNKQQRRQLDNAHHNRDREKDRERARERDSNRVKTSAPDPLPALLDDTAMEETAACDSDPVVRVDDANSSSVVLTPISQVSSADLSVSSPHFQTPDSLLEPTGAPSEPATQQDNPTGDTPAEKDPKKTKQHLHCPICKVTVNSTIQMDAHNSGTKHKLMMEGQSVLPRRRGKAMSSRPSCKSKRLATKGSVGVASKSFYCEVCEIHVNSESQLSQHMNSRRHKDRLAGKPPKPKFNPHTKSQPTSAASQGVRWNGYASSAVSAMKKVINQCNLSSLSSQTKLVLQKHLTKNLTASFLSTPLTPPTLCTLAANPLALRHPPGTTFIQTPILGHALFRPAPGPLRATHTPIIFSPY
- the znf385c gene encoding zinc finger protein 385D isoform X5 — translated: MLIGTAAQGSPLLASLPVQGRPLQTPLDLKHFLPFRLSGSSPLNLFPNFNTMDPVQKAVINHTFGVPQSLKKKQVISCNICHLRFNSTNQAEAHYKGHKHARKLKALEAQKNKQQRRQLDNAHHNRDREKDRERARERDSNRVKTSAPDPLPALLDDTAMEETAACDSDPVVRVDDANSSSVVLTPISQVSSADLSVSSPHFQTPDSLLEPTGAPSEPATQQDNPTGDTPAEKDPKKTKQHLHCPICKVTVNSTIQMDAHNSGTKHKLMMEGQSVLPRRRGKAMSSRPSCKSKRLATKGSVGVASKSFYCEVCEIHVNSESQLSQHMNSRRHKDRLAGKPPKPKFNPHTKSQPTSAASQGVRWNGYASSAVSAMKKVINQCNLSSLSSQTKLVLQKHLTKNLTASFLSTPLTPPTLCTLAANPLALRHPPGTTFIQTPILGHALFRPAPGPLRATHTPIIFSPY
- the znf385c gene encoding zinc finger protein 385D isoform X4, whose protein sequence is MGTPWDAGGVCGGLETSSHPWFRTGGRGGSGDVILSSGSYKEGTAAQGSPLLASLPVQGRPLQTPLDLKHFLPFRLSGSSPLNLFPNFNTMDPVQKAVINHTFGVPQSLKKKQVISCNICHLRFNSTNQAEAHYKGHKHARKLKALEAQKNKQQRRQLDNAHHNRDREKDRERARERDSNRVKTSAPDPLPALLDDTAMEETAACDSDPVVRVDDANSSSVVLTPISQVSSADLSVSSPHFQTPDSLLEPTGAPSEPATQQDNPTGDTPAEKDPKKTKQHLHCPICKVTVNSTIQMDAHNSGTKHKLMMEGQSVLPRRRGKAMSSRPSCKSKRLATKGSVGVASKSFYCEVCEIHVNSESQLSQHMNSRRHKDRLAGKPPKPKFNPHTKSQPTSAASQGVRWNGYASSAVSAMKKVINQCNLSSLSSQTKLVLQKHLTKNLTASFLSTPLTPPTLCTLAANPLALRHPPGTTFIQTPILGHALFRPAPGPLRATHTPIIFSPY
- the znf385c gene encoding zinc finger protein 385D isoform X1, whose product is MLGSEDHGGTRKRNITGMKRPLSPVEDGSLTGHEGVSSEGVEFTRQDAPPINSRPKRERKHRSYTLCEVCNIQLNSAAQAQIHYNGKTHQKRLKHINNSNTGTAAQGSPLLASLPVQGRPLQTPLDLKHFLPFRLSGSSPLNLFPNFNTMDPVQKAVINHTFGVPQSLKKKQVISCNICHLRFNSTNQAEAHYKGHKHARKLKALEAQKNKQQRRQLDNAHHNRDREKDRERARERDSNRVKTSAPDPLPALLDDTAMEETAACDSDPVVRVDDANSSSVVLTPISQVSSADLSVSSPHFQTPDSLLEPTGAPSEPATQQDNPTGDTPAEKDPKKTKQHLHCPICKVTVNSTIQMDAHNSGTKHKLMMEGQSVLPRRRGKAMSSRPSCKSKRLATKGSVGVASKSFYCEVCEIHVNSESQLSQHMNSRRHKDRLAGKPPKPKFNPHTKSQPTSAASQGVRWNGYASSAVSAMKKVINQCNLSSLSSQTKLVLQKHLTKNLTASFLSTPLTPPTLCTLAANPLALRHPPGTTFIQTPILGHALFRPAPGPLRATHTPIIFSPY